The DNA segment AAAATGCAAACTGATATTAAACCAATTTATATGGCAAAGCAGTATATTCAGCAAAATTATATGAAACCCATTACACTAAAAGATGTTAGCGATTTTGTCGGGTTTAATGATTCCTATTTTAGTTTTTTATTTAAAAAAGAAAGCGGAAAAAATTTTACAGAATACCTTTCTGAAGTAAGGCTGAATAAAGCAAAGGAACTCTTGAAGGAAACGGATATGAATATTGCCAATATTTGTGAAGTAGTAGGGTACGCTGATTTAAAACATTTTAGAAAGAGTTTTACAAAATATACCGGTCTTAGACCGAATGAATATAGAAAATTATATGCTTAGGAATATGATGGTTATGAAAAATAAAAATGCTCATTATATATCTTTTCGAGTGTCCCATATGTTTGTGGTATTACTGGTCTTTATAGCTTGCCTGCTATTTGCTCTTACTTTAATATCAGTAGCCAATAACAAATACATTCCGATGCTTATAATAAGCTATGCGGTATTTTTTATTATTGCATGTGCGTCATACAAGCGGATATACCTTCCATATAAAGAAACGTCCAAGGTCTTGAAACTTTTTGCAAAGGGTTACACCATACAAGGCATTTACCAGCTTAGATGGCCACTTAGCCCGGAAATGGATCAGGCTATTAAAAAAATCAAGGCGATTTTTGATACAAGTGATTTGATAAATGCGACAAAAAAGCAGTCACAGTATCTAGCATTGCAAAATCAAATAAATCCTCATTTTTTGTATAATAGCTTAGAAGGTATCCGCGGTGAAGCCGTTGTGGCCGGCTTGGATAATGTAGCTGAAATGGCGGAAGCGTTGGGAGTCTTTTTCCGATATACGATTTCTAACATGGAGAATTTGGTTACATTAGAGGATGAACTGACAAATATTGAAAATTACTATATTATTCAACAATATCGCTTTGGAGAGCGCCTGAATTTAAGCGTCAAATATGATTGTGAGGATAAAAAAGAGGTATTAAAGTTGCGCTTGCCTAAGCTAACATTGCAGCCTATTGTAGAAAATGCAATTTTTCATGGAATTGAAAGGAAAATGGGCAAGGGCAATGTTACCATTAGAATTGAAACCACTCCCAAGCGGCTCATCATAACGGTGTCTGACGATGGATTAGGTATACAGGAAGAACAATTACGAGAACTTAACAAAAAACTTAATACACAGTCTTTTGATTATATGAGGACTGACGGTGAAAGGAGAGCCGGTATCGGCATAATAAATGTAAATAATAGAATCAAGCTTTTATTTGGAGAAAAATACGGGATTGATATTTACAGCACAGTAAATTTAGGTACAGATGTAGAAATTACGTTACCGAGAATTACCGAAAAAGGTGGAGAAAGTCCGGATGAAAGAAGAAGTTTTTCGTATGGAACGGGTAACTAAGATTACTGATGGTGTGACTTTTTTAGATAATTTCAGTATGCATGTTTTTAAAGGGGAAATTATGGGTCTTGTATGTGTCAACGCCCATGGCAAAGAAGCTTTAATTAAACTGCTTTGCCAAAATACGCCTATTCACTATGGACATATATATTTTCAAGAAAAATTAGTCAATAGCTATCAACATAGTGGCATGGATATGAATCCGGTATCCATCATTGAAAAGCAAAGCCGATTAGTAGAGGACTTAACGGTAGCGGATAATGTATTTGTAATGAGAAGAGGCTTTAAAAAATACGTAATTAATCCAAAAGTGCTTAATACTCAGTTTAGCCTATTTGCAAAAGAATTGGATATTCAAATTGATGGAGAAGAATTAGTATCGCATTTATCTTTTTTTGAAAAATGTGTAGTAGAAATCATAAAAGCAGTTGTATCAAATGTCAAATTGATTGTTCTAAGAGATATCAGCAACTTCATAAGTGCGGTTGATCTGAAAAAGATTCATGATATTTTACGCTATTACTCAAAGCAGGGCATCTCATTTTTATATATCTGCAATCATCATGAAGAAGCCTTTAAAATTTGTGATAGGGTTTCTTTAATGGAGAATGGCAGGCTGTTAAAAGTACTAAATAAAAGTGAATTTAGAGATGAAATGATAGAGCCATATACCCTTGATTTTAGTCATGTGGGTTCGGCAATTGCTTCTAGGAGTAGTAGTAAGGGCATGTTAAAATTTCAAAATGTTTGCACAGAATATATCAGCGATATGAGCTTTACAATTGAAAAAGGCGAGTGTGTTGCTTTTTTAGATATAAATAATACTACTTTAACAGATATTATTAAATTAATTAACGGAGAAATTGAGCCCAAATCTGGAACTATTTTTCTTGATGGTGATAATTATATTGAGAAGATTGCAAAATTAAATAAAAAGGTTTGTTTTATTCAAGAAAACCCTATTCAGACAATGTTATTTTATGAAAGAAGCTATTTAGATAATCTATGCTTCCTGCTGGATAGGAAGCTGTCCAATCATTTTTGGCGCAGCAAAAGTGTTAAAAATAGCATCATCCAAGAATATGAGCCATTGTTAGGGGAAGATATTTATGCGGATGACATAAGAAATTTGACTCCAAAGTCCCTATATAATTTAGTCTATTACAGAGTTCATCTTTACAACCCAAAGGTTGTTTTTTGCATGCAACCGTTTTCGGGCGCAGATATGTATCTTAGGCATCATGTAATTCAGTTAATTGACCAACTTAGAAAAAAGGGAATTACAGTGGTTATTTTAGCTGTTAGCATATCGGATTGCCTTAC comes from the Tepidanaerobacter acetatoxydans Re1 genome and includes:
- a CDS encoding sensor histidine kinase; its protein translation is MFVVLLVFIACLLFALTLISVANNKYIPMLIISYAVFFIIACASYKRIYLPYKETSKVLKLFAKGYTIQGIYQLRWPLSPEMDQAIKKIKAIFDTSDLINATKKQSQYLALQNQINPHFLYNSLEGIRGEAVVAGLDNVAEMAEALGVFFRYTISNMENLVTLEDELTNIENYYIIQQYRFGERLNLSVKYDCEDKKEVLKLRLPKLTLQPIVENAIFHGIERKMGKGNVTIRIETTPKRLIITVSDDGLGIQEEQLRELNKKLNTQSFDYMRTDGERRAGIGIINVNNRIKLLFGEKYGIDIYSTVNLGTDVEITLPRITEKGGESPDERRSFSYGTGN
- a CDS encoding ATP-binding cassette domain-containing protein, which produces MKEEVFRMERVTKITDGVTFLDNFSMHVFKGEIMGLVCVNAHGKEALIKLLCQNTPIHYGHIYFQEKLVNSYQHSGMDMNPVSIIEKQSRLVEDLTVADNVFVMRRGFKKYVINPKVLNTQFSLFAKELDIQIDGEELVSHLSFFEKCVVEIIKAVVSNVKLIVLRDISNFISAVDLKKIHDILRYYSKQGISFLYICNHHEEAFKICDRVSLMENGRLLKVLNKSEFRDEMIEPYTLDFSHVGSAIASRSSSKGMLKFQNVCTEYISDMSFTIEKGECVAFLDINNTTLTDIIKLINGEIEPKSGTIFLDGDNYIEKIAKLNKKVCFIQENPIQTMLFYERSYLDNLCFLLDRKLSNHFWRSKSVKNSIIQEYEPLLGEDIYADDIRNLTPKSLYNLVYYRVHLYNPKVVFCMQPFSGADMYLRHHVIQLIDQLRKKGITVVILAVSISDCLTVADRLIVVEQGKLRDKYDSEKFPLFRASQ